gcaatttagcccttattcggccataatagggtggaggatctatttaaaatacaactattccagatacaaaaatatgaattcatttattttatgcacttattttcttctcttttgctacgaaatgattataaaccagctttccctgtcatattttgcactagcagatgatatttctttttttacatatgaaagctaaaaagaaattcaagcagcattttataatattttaaaatgcactcaatcatgcacttcaaaacaatattattgtaattctgttatttataatcatattaataatgcctcatttttctcaattttatggtttactatctatttttcctaattttatggtttatcttgcttattttctgaattcaaaggcactggcttaaaacaactgtctatgcatgtaactgtatattgaaatctctttatgagtgattataaatgcatgataaaattctaaaatgttatgttattgataaatctatattgtttgtattttacgtaaacattattagccaccgttgtggtcaaacatatttttttgttttattaatgacgttgtttcacagattactgtaacagagctacagataaggtgcgcatttgtgtaaatacccaatgtaaaattgccaatTACGCAtcgaaaaataaaaccatgcgttccgaaacccaattgaaattgccgattacgcatatcatatttttcctttgcataacgagtaaatttgtcccggaaataccctggtccgaaatacccggattctttccgctttgtccaagcgctttcagtataaccttcagcacaataatatgtacggaagaaagtgtctttgtgactacgtgttattgttgtgaaaatgtcgaaaccgtgaggccttaaaaatggaaacatcgtatcctaggcacaaagaaactcaattttaagatatttaaccgctgGCAACACAAAaacagaagcggaaaatatagtgaaactaattcttgacgatattatgtcggaggcaatcgctgtcagtgcttacattgtaagaaaactggcgGAAAAAtttgttgaacttttttttttaaatcaagactgtatattatggatacatctacataattacacaaaatctctgaaactaatcaattaagagtggaactacaacaagcttattcaggtaagcaggtgagaatttaagacaatgaacatacccaattttaaaacaaaagtacccaattgtcaattaaagtagtgggtaacgacttttttgtacccaattgaatatgaaaatacccaattgaactcaaaagtagtgggtattaacccaattactcagaaaagttatctggagctctgctgtaacgtacaatctttatacggaatgaaggagtttttatttacaagtacaaattttgtatttttttgatagtctacttaatttttgttttactgttaaataaaataacgccgcacgcgtcagactaatgtcgttaaaatctagagttaaaatgaaattatgtcacacgatatacgtatcaaaatatttaactgcatgtccgacttgtcgtcattaaattcaagtagtcattaaattcaagatttaaaatgaaaatacgtcacaagatatatgtacttcataccatacgagttttttaaggtattttcagatctgaatactggtattttacatgtgttaaactttaactgtaatgcatcgcagattcagagatgtatgttttgttgtaaaggtcatttaacccaacatatctcagacacaaagagtgtccaaatttgtgcaaacaattaaattaaaactaagacatttatcgattttcattacctgctgtataatttatttgtgtactgacatatattcaattgtggtgaaatcaaccgggatcaccttggtgagaatctggtggaaaaatcactgcactaacctgagacatcagtctgtcatgattgattgctcagttgtacatatttttctaattctagctaccataactttaaatgtcgctttttatgatttttgactggcgcgactttatagttatggaccaaccctcttaggaaagtcaaccagaaaatgccgaaaagtcgacagttaacaaagaccggtccaaaacagcttttaaatgcagttattggcccatatcaatcacatgataggaaagattgacattttgcacatttaactgatacattctttcacaaaattctatcttaaacatttaaaattgatctattctgctcttacatatcgagaaaaacagcgatgtgacagactttcttgaaatgcgaatctccagagatttcacggtcatatgatggtatttctacttttagtaacatatcATGTGCtaaatagtgctgcaacaatacgccaaaaagcgtaaTGCGATATATTGTTagctcaaaaacccgtattgcaatatattgcttacttgtaccaaagTTCTgactcgccaattacccgataatcccgtatattccagttttaaagcaaattctggtaaatgtttactataaaaatgctcaagaataacacaaaacacaaacattcaccaattttcttacatatcaaatacattttagcatttgttactatttaaagatgtgatgaaataacttccaatcgggcgttttttttcccactgaacacgcgtaaatcgcctgacgtgatgttcccgttttatacaacacaaatacacccacactttgcacgcgacgttctacatgtctgtataatttttgcgcgctttcgctttttattgagaaaaagaataaagcactttttttattgtcgcgttagcattacatttcggaagcatgtttccgaaattcggattacaaatttaataatgctcatttcagaatcgaaagaaacatttagttgtgcgtaattaattcaacgataattcgtttaaaagcatagaatgaatgctcccatgtaacaacgctactctgtataatagactttttagaatgccatttgtacgtaacaatttatttttacaaaataccgctttgttttgtttaccttgatatcattattttggatggcttttctgaacgaaatgtagatgcatgtttgtaaaattttcgtaccggtatgacgaaaatcgtatcgcaatacaatatgcggattgcgtattgcgatatataccgatataccggtatattgttgcagcactagtgctcaagtgttttcaaattcagaatgacatttcccggtattttagaatattctggcttgttttgtgaataaattatagtgtaaatacaaactcaaagtaaatatttaaaactacccgattcacactgaaatcagttttataatccaccagacttatgttgttaatcacaaataatagatttcagaaaacgaaagtaatgtttacaatttcagcaaaaaatgtcaaggtcgttcgaaagtatccaaattaaaactagtcttggacaaagccacaatggtgtcaaaattgtgaatttcagactgatgcgagttattttcatctattgtaagatgcatttgaaacatttgaaccttaaaatattcctcggtgcagtaatttacattcattcaccaatatatgtagaaatgtatccacgaaaatgagtattctttgatttatagcgtgacataaatatgttacgactctggttgactttcgatgaggggttggcttcagcgtaaaggtatgtcaatactatataaattgtacgctgaagtttctttagcttatATTTTTCtcatgttgacagaccattgacattgctggggtttgttgagttaaagacttattataatcaggggcaggaagacattatagacattaaatagcgtatcattacgtagacaacagttgcacaactgtatgcgtaaaaggtaaatcagtatattaataattatgttgacaactagcttacgtagcaaagtccgaaaatatgaaatatccgacatctatttcaatatttaaaattcaatatattatgactactgaactgttttactttaaggaaaaaacagtaaaactatgtttttaatgaaaatggaACACagcaaactaaatacttatcatgataacggctaaacgacttattatcccaatataacactgtcattgaatcgcacatttcaattaaaattattccccttgaaagttaatgcatatcgatataacgaattcatcaaacgttatcaaacataagtaatttgcattgcatcggattcccacaatattatgtgaatgtaaatcggatccggttgttgtttatgtgtcaagctcattttgccagtgagatacctaaatttcttgcgtagtaaaatcggctaggtTGAAcatttaccggtacgcagttgtttaccactatcaaatctactgtaaagtacacaaagatacttacataattctgccgtatctgtctgaataaacatccgctgcacaaaatatagacatttgtattaatgattattaaacacaatcatatttttctgtgtttattgaattaataacactgagtttctttgttgcgttacaagatggcggatctctagcgctgttcgtgaagtgacgtcacaatgtttatttgagcgcgtgcccgttcccacaaaaacaaattaaacacaaaatactcgaaaactagatttttcccaggtataacgcctacgccaacaggtagatcgcattctggtccatatacatgtcaaatttcagcaaacgtgttcggccagttttcaagactcccaaatcgcagtgatttgcctcagcttaacgaaacttagccccctttatcattcgttcgaatgaacgtcatcaatgatgacgtccaatacatcactcattccatacataattcaataacatttctttaaacaacattcggtTTTGCACACACTATAAAtctatttttctttcattattaacattttcattctaaCGCAGAACTTCTTTGGCgtaagcataattccccaaaccaggggaatgtgatgcttCTTagtatatatatgataataacgtagtgacgtcaccatctatgtatagaatgagggaaattgttcatattcaatcatttattagacgatctttaaaaaaaaggacaaacaaattactattttttttttttggggggggggggggttaaaaagaggacgggtataatgtggggtgtggtcatttattagacactgtttcaaaaattaaaaaaaggaaaaaaaaaattggaaggGTGTGTAGGGGGGGagtaaaggggggggggggtatcgtAAAAACTGAAAGTTTGCTGATGGATCATATGAAAAGTGCACGTCATGACCTTCGTGAAGACTTCAACGCTCCATGGTTTCTATGAGAATTGATGCGGGTGGCCTCTAATAATAATATCAACCGTCTTCCCTCGCGTATAATAAAGTGCGTGTgtacaaagatctatcaataatgtTGATCGATAGATCTTTGGTTTGTTATACATGAAGGTGACACACAACATACATCATAAACCGATTACCACACGGTAGTCGATAGAAAACCGCCTTTAGCGGCTTGTATTCAATCGTGTGTAACGTGTGCGCGAATCTGGTAGTTTTACGTCTGATACATGTACGTGAAAGCGAGTACTACCAATTGAAGACGTTAAAGATCGCTAGCGTGGTGATGAGTTAGCCAGTAGCTGTAGGCTTGCTGTGGAGAAAACATGACTAGCGGAACGCAAGATGAGTATAAACGatacgtgttgttgttttttgttgttgcgcAGCTTATGGTCGCGAAATTAGGTGTCAATTGCCACCCGCAATGTTTGGACGCTAGGCCACCATTTCGGGCCTCTTCTGTTTCGTTTTGTCCTGCATATAAGGACCACGGTTGCTGCATGCCACATCAGGATAAGCAACTTAAAGCAAGGTTTGACAGAATTCGACTGCTTGTACCCGCGTCTGAAAAGCAACTGTGGACGGACTGTGAAAACTATGTAAAAACTTTTCTATGTGAAGAGTGCTCTCCTTATGCAGCGCATATATTCGATGCTGAACAAATTTCGTACGGCACGGTTCCAAAGCCTCGTGCATTTCCTGGTCTTTGTCGAGGATACTGCGGggaattttttacaaaatgtaaacacattgtGAAGTATTATATGAACGAAGTTGGTAGCGATTATATGGAAGAAGCCAGCAAACTTCAGTCTGCAATCACTGTGGGAGAGGAAAAGTTTTGCAACGAGACACATTTGGTAGATCTTGACTATTGTTACCCAGGATTACTTACAAATCCGATACTTATAGGTAATATATCTATTGATAAAGTAAGTCAGGAAGGGTGTCTTTGTATGGAACCTTTTGATAAAGTTAAATTTAGAAATCCAATCTTTCTGAAACATGCCAATGATGGCTCTAAACGAATGTTCATCGGAGAGCAAATCGGAATTGTACACATTATGTATCCGGATGGCAGACGTATAACACCACCGTTTCTCGACATCAGCGCGGATATACAATCATCTTCATACAAAGGAGACGAACGTGGCATGTTGGGAATGGCTTTCCATCCTAATTTTTCTCAAAATCGCAAATTCTACATTTACTATACACCAAGTATCACGGAATATGAGCAGCAGCAAACCAGTGCAGATCATAAAACTCGGATTGAAGAGTTCCAAGTTTCCGCAGACAACCCGGACCAGGTGGACTATTCCTACCATCGCATCATTCTAGAGGTTTATGGATTCTACTGGAATCACAATGGGGGCGAGGTATGGTAAAGGTTAAGGATGTTTCATAACGTATAATCTTTTAAAGTTTAGTCTTATGACTTAGGCATATTAACATCAATTATATTTCATAGGTATAATTCAACAATCATAGATGTTTAGcagtttttatgttttttatcaaaattggggCCAATATCTGGCTccattcccaattgaagaaaGAATATGTTTTCCATAATTggaccttaaaattcccaattgaaagtatagaaaaagaaatatatatattatggacTAAACCCatatgtccaaaaattaagagtcaggaaaaattattatttttgcgaAAAATGACGGTTTCCGAAAAATAACGGTTGTTTGATTGGGTCATGTGTGTCCTAAAACAAGGTCAAGatgtcaaatttaagaaaaagcttgtttCGACTATAGTGTGCAATAATGACTTTATCCTGAAGAAATTTCAATCATCAGAATAATTTGATCTTGACATAAATGAATATGAATTTGGGTCGCATGTTtacaaaaaactaggtcaccagatcatTCATATCTTCTAAAAACCTAGTTACCACTTTTGAGGTTACATTTATGAATCATTATTGATAAACAgaatggtcagaatgttaatgttGATAATATCTATAATGAGATCACATCTGGATCATTTGTGTCCTTAAACTAGGTCATGAAGTAAATTTTAGAAATATactgttatcactctagaggccacggaaaaactcaatcatcatgaaacttaatcagaatgtttattttatttaggccccgtttgaatctgggtcatgtgcctAACAAAACTGTTGTGTGTAGGTCAGAACTAAATAAgcaaagaatgaaaacaaaagtaGCAAGTTATGTGGTCCACAAAACATAGCTTAAAagtgtctttttatgcccccggtagggtggcatatatcagttgaactgtcagtccatttgtttgtctgtgtgtccgtcggaaaactttaacattggccataacttttgcaatttgaagatagcaacttgatatttgaaatgcgtgtgtatctcatgcagctgcacattttgagtggtgaaaggtcaagatcattcttggaggtcaaaagtaaaaaaatacaatccatgggaattaataagctttaaaagggagattatttctaaacctgtcaaatgatatattgaaattttatttcaaagcggcgcaatagggggcattgtgattcTGACTAACACATATATTGTTTGTATGCGCCCTCAaattattttgggggagcatatagccgctgcttcgtctgtccgtgaatgtgtccgtccgtccgtgcacaatttttgtccgggctatttctcagcaattaatgaccggaattcaatgacactttatggaaagctttactaccaagaggagatgtgcatattatcagccgattctggtcagatgatttttcacagagttatggccctttgaaattttccattaacagtacatataatgcaattcttgtctgggctatttctcagcaactaatgaccagaattcaatgaaactttatgggaagcttcacttccaagaggaaatgtgcatattatcagcctgctctcgtcggatgatttttcacagagttatggccctttgaaattttctattgtaTATAGCCCAAAACGGTGTCTATATAAACTAACTGAACATATTACTGCCGAactaaaggttacaatacacttaTAAATATAGTTTAACGCGAAACGACAGAaaaaggaaacaactaaaatgaCGAAGAAtcaatttcaattcgttttcaattttcataatcgttttatgtacgattgatttttaatttcaattcgttttctgtcaaatacaaatcgtaaaaacgataaaacgaacCTTATCTGTTTCCCTGCATGGACCCAtaaccaaccatggggcgcccctgggtcaaacatgcggcgtggggatacgcgtcggcctctgccgcgccatttctagttttatttatGTAGTTGCTTAATTGTTTTACTTGACTTTTATCTTCCCCATTGATCtctgtttattgtttattcttaagtggattaaaattattatatgtgGGAAATTGTACCAAATATTATACTTAAACTAGTAAATTTGAGTGGTTCGTTGCAAAATGTTGTATTCTCACAATATAAACTTCTGATGGTACCTAATTTTGTCAGTTTTCCTTTGATAACTGTTGCCAAACTGTTGTTCCAAAGATTCAATAGTTTccttttgtgtatttgtttgaatctgtatatataattatgtccGAATGTGTTTGATACAGAGACTGTTACCTGGTACATACATTTTCTGGATCATTGATACAGAGACTATTTTTGCGGTAATGGTAAAGGTTTTTCTGGATCGTTACATTTTATGCTTTGATGTTTCATAATGTTCAACTTAATATATTCCACACTAAGTCTAAGTCTTTTTGTAGGCTTCACAGAATGTCTTTATTACTggtatatgtatttatatgtatggtGGAGcgtatagtcgccgcttcgtctgtccgtgtgtgtgtccgtccgtgcacaatttttgtccaggctatttctcagaaattaatgaccggaattcaattaaactttatgggaagcttcactaccaagaggagatgtgcatataatcagcgtgTTCTGGTCGAAtggtttttcacagagttatggacttttgaaaatttccattcactgtacataaagtgcaattcatgtccgggctatttctcagcaactaatgactggaattcaatgaaactttatgggatgcttcactaccaagaggagatatgcatattagcatattatcagcctgttctcgtcggatgatttttcacagagttgtggccctttgaaattttccattgtacatattttgcaattcttgtccgagctatttctcagcaacttattacgggaattgaatgaaactttatgggaagcttaactaccaacaggagatgtgcatattatcagccggttattgtcgaatgatttttcacagagttatggctctttgaaattttctataaactgtacatatagtgcaattcttgtccgggctatttctccccaactactgactggaattcaatgaagctttatgggaagcttaaccaCCTTGAGGAGATGCTCATGTTATTTgagggttctggttagatgatttattaagagggttatggccctttgaaatttttaagttgctaaaccatgcATCGTATTattatccccgccataggcggagggatattgttttggcgttgtccgtccgtcttttcgtccgtccgtctttccgtccgtccgtccatccgtagCCATATGTTGAAAGTGCttgggcggatttcattgaaacttggtatgagtatatatatatggaaaacaggatgatgcacgcccaaaggcattgtacaccatctgataataacggagttatggccctttgtatcttaaaaaaatgctttttggagtgtcagaaataacatttttgtgtccagaagcatatcaatttaacgaatttgcttgttttgtccaaagttatgcccctcaagacgtttacctttatctgaatatatattgcaatattgtgacaaaaaacctttggggagtaTCACCCGTCTtgatggtttcttgttttatactaGCAACTAATTAAGTTTTCTACCTTTTAGCCTTCATCAAGCCGATAATTTATGGTgctcatttttagcgaggctgttttcggagaaaacccgagctattgccatagccagctcgtcgtccgccgtttgccgtaggcgtcgtgctaaaaccttaacattggccataacttttttaatattgaagatatcaccttgatatttggcatgcatgtgtatctcatggagctgcacattttgagtggtacaaTTTGAAGATGAACATCTTCCTTTAAGGTCTAGGGTgtaaaaaacaaagtcaagggaagttataagctttaaatggacatagttatctgaccttcCCACGTatgtatttttcttaaataaatcaaagcggcgcagtaggtggcattgtgtttttgacaaacacattttggtAAAAggtccaggtcaaggtcatcctttacgttCTATGGTAAAAATATAGATTTAAGGGAGGTAATAAGCTTTTAAAATGgtgaaaattattcaatattgaacatagcaactttatatatttggcatgcatgtgtatctcatggagctgcacattttgagtggtgaatctacagtcaaaGTAGTggctttaattatttgctactaaaaatagagatttgttacactTATGTTCAAgggaaataatttatataattataaatctaatattatatatttccttaccaagaatcgAAGTTCTTTGCACAGTTACTGTACaggtttattatttttattatttattatctattTTCTAAGATTTTTTAAtggtataattataatttatttgctggtcattacatacctgtggacttatgtccatagatacatgatcaactggttatgatctcttttaaaccacaggtcTTGGGTGTCAGTGATGTTTAaaatggtcataattgactgtgaaaccctccccacccccccagTTTGGaaaaaattcaagggaagtaataacttttaaatagagatgatttctatacctgacaaatgataaatagaaatgttatttcaatgcggcgcagtaggggcattatgtttctgacaaacacttctcttgttgggtcacaaggtcaaaggtcaaggtcactgtgacctctaaaaaaatctgacatgctttcgcagccgagcgtggcgaCCGTTATGCTGTGCACTTGTTAGCTTAccacattaatgactcaatcttTAGGAAATGTTAACAGATTTATAATGTTCAAATATCTAAGCCATGATAGTATCTGTGTCAAGTGGGGTAAAACACTGATTCATGAGGTCACGTCTTAAATTGGTGTCTTTAAACTCGGATGAGCGATGAAGGACTTATGGTGGCGCTGCCCTATTGTGTCTTCTTTTAGATCCTTGGTCGAAACTATAATTCAAGGTGCTCAATATTTAAATTCTGCTTTTCAGGTTCTTGATTGATCCGGTAATTGGAACTGCATATAGTTTATCCTTTCATATCTTGACAGATCTGATTTAATTCATGATTGTCTGTTTATCCTCGCCCGCCATAAACAGCTGGGCTATTATAGGTATGCCTTTCATTCTGTCCCCGTGTCAggctgtcagtcggtcggtcggtgtgTGCTCCACATCTCATATATCCATGGAatgattgtcatgaaacttgtttGAAATGAGATGATTTGCAGAAGGCATAAGTTACAACGGTTCAAGATCAAGTTTGTACTTTAAATTAAAAGGTTTGAGCCACTGTTTGTATGTCCTCTGCTTATCTTATATACCCTTTGAAGAATGTAAAAGACACTTAAGTAAAATATGATGACATTGAGACTTTGTGCAGAAAGCATAAGTCACTTAAGCCAGCTCAAGGTCAAGTAAATATTTTAAGGCCAAAAGATTTTTGTGTGGAGTCCATTTCTCATACATCCATTGAAGGATTTTCATGTCACTTGGCTTCCATGTATAGGTTAATGAGACTATGTGCAGTAGACATGTAGTGTTTAATCCAAAAGGGTTATATGGGTATGGTGCCTAACTTTAGTTTAAAGCATTTTTGCTTAAAAGGACAAGTGGCcgaataatgaataaaacaattaattagaAAATCAGGGGATGCagtgtgcagtttgcacaggtttatcaggaacaacactttctgctttctaaaaaattatgtttaaagaaagtctcttctaagcaaaaatccagcaTAGGCAGAAAGTATAATCCCAGATTATCCTGAGCAGTCCTGCACAGGCGATTCTGAAATGACACtttagcacgtgcattaagcccagtttttgcatAATGCAGCTCATATTATGTAATGCACGTGCTTATATTTCCTGTTTCAGATTCTGTTTGGAGATGATGGCTTCATGTACCTTTTTATTGGAGATGGTGGGAAAGCGGGTGACCCACTAAATTCCGGACAAGACATGTAGGTCACGTTCTCTATTTCCTGTTACAAATCCAGTGATTTTTCTTGCCGTTTAGGCAAGTATCGGTACAGGGCCAATTGagacaaaataatgaaaaaatgaacataattggggactttgtttttatgatgtttaCTTGCATTTATGCGCTTTTGGATTGAAATTAATGCAACTTTTTTCCTGTAGGGATTTTTTCGGACGGTATCAGGAATGTTTAGGACGGTATCAGTAATTTTTCGGACGGTATAAggaattttgtaattttgtcaGATTGGGAGAGTGCCCTTTTCAGGTACTTTTAAAGAAGTAACACATATGCATATATCCTGCTCATGTCAACAGACATAATTATAGAGGTTTTTACTGATAAGAGAATAAAGGGAACCTTTCAGTTGCTAAAATCTATAGTTCTATATTTATTTGGAAGGCTTCTTTATTATATACACAACCAAAAACATCTTTAACATTTCGTTCATAGTATATTTTAAGTGATCTGATAAATGTTTTAACTTATTTGCAAATTCTGTTATCACATGATTGGCATGAATCATGATTTTCATTGCATTTTGCAAGATGTTGATAATACCATTAGCTAATCCATTAGCGAAAAACAGTTAAAAGAAATGCTAAGAAAATAaggttatttcttttaattgtttaatcaatataaattaattattatggTGCAATTTTGCCAAATATctaataattttaaagtaaagaCAACTAGTCATGTGTTACAACAGTGTCCCTATGCCGAATtaatctatatatctatctatcccTAACACTTtagtcaaggtcacattttgaggtcaaaggtcaactttGGCCTAAAACAGTTTAATAATTCTTGTGTTATGAATTTTCAG
This is a stretch of genomic DNA from Dreissena polymorpha isolate Duluth1 chromosome 7, UMN_Dpol_1.0, whole genome shotgun sequence. It encodes these proteins:
- the LOC127839512 gene encoding HHIP-like protein 1, coding for MTSGTQDEYKRYVLLFFVVAQLMVAKLGVNCHPQCLDARPPFRASSVSFCPAYKDHGCCMPHQDKQLKARFDRIRLLVPASEKQLWTDCENYVKTFLCEECSPYAAHIFDAEQISYGTVPKPRAFPGLCRGYCGEFFTKCKHIVKYYMNEVGSDYMEEASKLQSAITVGEEKFCNETHLVDLDYCYPGLLTNPILIGNISIDKVSQEGCLCMEPFDKVKFRNPIFLKHANDGSKRMFIGEQIGIVHIMYPDGRRITPPFLDISADIQSSSYKGDERGMLGMAFHPNFSQNRKFYIYYTPSITEYEQQQTSADHKTRIEEFQVSADNPDQVDYSYHRIILEVYGFYWNHNGGEVW